One genomic segment of Nonomuraea coxensis DSM 45129 includes these proteins:
- a CDS encoding cation:proton antiporter: protein MSSPDLVLALAGAAALLAAVLPGLLSRRALSLPLVYLLAGMALYLLPIGLPDPDPVVHRTAVEHVTEICVLISLMGAGLALNRAVGLRSWSTTWRLLGWAMPLTVAGVAAAATGLLGWPLAAALLLGAVLAPTDPVLASDVSVGEPVDAENADDEVRFALTSEAGLNDGLAFPFVYAAIALATAGGTGWLGEWALTDVLYRVVAGLLCGLLIGRLIGRLTFHSPAEELRLAERRDGFVALAATLLAYGVTELVGGYGFIAVFVAACAIRRVEHGHGYNSVLHGFVEQLERLFTAWLLLLLGGFVAAGGLAPLTWGGAAVGLLLLLVIRPLAGWLSQLRGRAGPRERGVISFFGIRGIGSLFYLSYALGHADFGVPAEELWAVTAFTVVVSVVLHGITATPAMNRLDALRERAA from the coding sequence TCTTGTCCTGGCCCTCGCCGGCGCCGCCGCACTGCTCGCCGCCGTCCTGCCCGGCCTGCTGTCCCGCCGGGCGCTCTCGCTTCCCCTGGTGTACCTGCTCGCCGGCATGGCGCTCTACCTGCTGCCGATCGGGCTCCCCGACCCCGACCCCGTCGTCCACCGCACCGCCGTCGAGCACGTCACCGAGATCTGCGTGCTGATCTCGCTCATGGGCGCCGGGCTGGCGCTCAACCGGGCCGTCGGGTTACGGAGCTGGTCCACCACGTGGCGGCTGCTCGGCTGGGCGATGCCGCTGACCGTCGCCGGGGTCGCCGCCGCCGCGACGGGCCTCCTCGGCTGGCCGCTCGCCGCCGCGCTGCTGCTCGGGGCGGTGCTCGCGCCGACCGACCCGGTGCTCGCCTCCGACGTCAGCGTGGGCGAGCCGGTCGACGCCGAGAACGCCGACGACGAGGTCCGCTTCGCCCTCACCTCCGAGGCCGGGCTGAACGACGGCCTCGCCTTCCCCTTCGTGTACGCCGCCATCGCCCTCGCCACCGCCGGCGGCACGGGCTGGCTGGGGGAGTGGGCGCTGACCGACGTGCTCTACCGGGTCGTCGCCGGCCTGCTGTGCGGCCTGCTCATCGGCCGCCTGATCGGCCGGCTGACCTTCCACTCCCCGGCGGAGGAGCTGCGGCTGGCCGAACGCCGCGACGGCTTCGTGGCGCTGGCCGCCACCCTCCTCGCGTACGGGGTGACCGAGCTCGTCGGCGGCTACGGCTTCATCGCCGTGTTCGTCGCCGCCTGCGCCATCCGCAGGGTCGAGCACGGCCACGGCTACAACAGCGTCCTGCACGGCTTCGTCGAGCAGCTCGAACGGCTCTTCACCGCCTGGCTGCTGCTCCTGCTCGGCGGCTTCGTCGCGGCCGGCGGCCTGGCCCCGCTCACCTGGGGCGGCGCCGCCGTCGGCCTGCTGCTGCTCCTGGTGATCCGTCCGCTCGCCGGCTGGCTCTCCCAGCTCCGCGGCCGGGCCGGGCCGCGGGAGCGGGGGGTGATCTCGTTCTTCGGCATCCGGGGGATCGGGTCGCTGTTCTACCTGTCGTACGCGCTGGGCCACGCCGACTTCGGCGTGCCCGCGGAGGAGCTGTGGGCGGTGACCGCCTTCACCGTGGTGGTCTCGGTCGTCCTGCACGGCATCACCGCCACCCCGGCCATGAACCGCCTGGACGCCCTCCGCGAGCGTGCGGCGTAG
- a CDS encoding class I SAM-dependent methyltransferase produces the protein MLTHDAAREWIARWDRQQEGYLPDREERFTALIDALEALGRPDPLVIDLGCGPGSLSARIVERLPGARVVSVDADPLLLGLGRAAYPGLTFVPADLRTPGWSDLLGLDRPADAAVSTTALHWISGPDLLRVYTELAGVLRPGGLLLNGDHLDSDDVTPELARLERAVHEREAERVFGAERPEDWRAWWDAVSADPELAELAELDRERTTAGADHHGSESHLLSEHVEALRAAGFREVGTLWQRGNNRLLCAVRG, from the coding sequence GTGCTCACCCACGATGCCGCACGGGAGTGGATCGCGCGCTGGGACCGCCAGCAGGAGGGCTACCTGCCCGACCGCGAGGAGCGCTTCACCGCCCTGATCGACGCGCTCGAAGCCCTGGGCCGGCCCGATCCACTGGTCATCGACCTGGGGTGCGGGCCGGGGTCGCTGTCGGCGCGGATCGTCGAGCGGCTGCCCGGGGCCAGGGTCGTGTCGGTGGACGCCGACCCGCTGCTGCTCGGGCTCGGCCGGGCGGCCTACCCGGGGCTCACGTTCGTGCCCGCCGACCTGCGCACGCCCGGCTGGAGCGACCTGCTCGGCCTCGACCGGCCCGCCGACGCGGCGGTGAGCACGACGGCGCTGCACTGGATCTCCGGCCCCGACCTGCTCAGGGTCTACACCGAGCTGGCCGGGGTGCTCCGCCCCGGCGGGCTGCTGCTCAACGGCGACCACCTCGACAGCGACGACGTCACGCCCGAGCTCGCCCGGCTGGAGCGCGCGGTGCACGAGCGCGAGGCCGAGCGGGTGTTCGGCGCGGAGCGGCCGGAGGACTGGCGCGCCTGGTGGGACGCCGTCAGCGCGGACCCGGAGCTCGCGGAGCTCGCGGAGCTCGACCGCGAGCGCACCACGGCCGGGGCGGACCACCACGGCTCGGAGTCCCACCTGCTGTCGGAGCACGTCGAGGCGCTGCGGGCGGCCGGGTTCCGCGAGGTGGGCACGCTGTGGCAGCGCGGCAACAACCGGCTGCTGTGCGCGGTGCGCGGATGA
- a CDS encoding CGNR zinc finger domain-containing protein: MTVALVNALTPGEQRGRPCTGPADVAAAATDALRSVYRTHRAVSAAEGGELAAVAARLREVFTAVAAGDLDTAAITVNGLLEEYHARPMLQRHDGEPWHLHFHGQGGTMGGEWGAGCATGLAIVLGGEFADRLGVCTAPHCDRVYVDVSRNGTRRFCSTACQNRVKTAAFRARGRAGE, from the coding sequence GTGACGGTGGCGTTGGTGAACGCCCTGACCCCCGGTGAGCAGCGCGGACGCCCCTGTACGGGGCCCGCGGACGTCGCCGCGGCGGCCACCGACGCGCTGCGGTCCGTCTACCGGACGCATCGGGCGGTGAGCGCCGCCGAGGGCGGAGAGCTGGCCGCGGTCGCCGCCCGCCTGCGCGAGGTCTTCACCGCCGTCGCGGCCGGCGACCTCGACACCGCCGCGATCACGGTCAACGGGCTGCTGGAGGAGTATCACGCCCGCCCGATGCTCCAGCGGCACGACGGCGAGCCCTGGCACCTGCACTTCCACGGCCAGGGCGGCACCATGGGCGGCGAGTGGGGGGCGGGCTGCGCGACGGGCCTCGCCATCGTGCTCGGCGGCGAGTTCGCCGACCGGCTGGGGGTGTGCACGGCGCCGCACTGCGACCGCGTCTACGTGGACGTCTCCCGCAACGGCACCCGCAGGTTCTGCTCCACCGCCTGCCAGAACCGCGTCAAGACGGCCGCCTTCCGTGCCCGGGGCCGCGCGGGGGAGTGA